ATGGAATCCAGTACCTACAGCATTATTTCAGAAGCTTCCTACCGGTGCGGGGAATGCCCCATGTGGGATGTGCAGAATCAGACATTTTACTGGTCTGACATGCTGGCGGGAGAGTTGTTTTCTTATCGTCCGGCCAGTAAGGAAATTCAAAAGATTGCACAGGGGAAAAATGTCAGTGGATTTACGTTAAATAAAAACGGGGGATTCGTCTGTGCGACACATCAGGGTTTATATCTCTGGGACGCTGTGCATGGATGGCGTCTGCTTGCGGATTCCTGTCAGGGACAGGTGCTTCACTGCAATGATGCGGCCGCCGATCCCATGGGGAGGTTCCTCTTTGGAACAACATTTTATGGTCAGACAGTCGGAGACGACTTTGAGCGCGGGCGGCTCTATTCGGTCGATTCTGACGGCAGTCTTACGATTCTGGATGAAGGATTTGGCCTTTCGAATGGCATTGCATTCTCTCCGGATCAGAAGACCCTGTATGTGACCGATACGTATACGCGGGAGATTTATGCCTATGATTATCAAGCTGCAACAGGCCGCATTTCCAATAAGCGCGTTGTAGTAAAAATTCCGGATTATGAGGGAATACCGGATGGGATGACCGTCGATGCGGAAGGGTTC
The Ruminococcus gauvreauii genome window above contains:
- a CDS encoding SMP-30/gluconolactonase/LRE family protein gives rise to the protein MESSTYSIISEASYRCGECPMWDVQNQTFYWSDMLAGELFSYRPASKEIQKIAQGKNVSGFTLNKNGGFVCATHQGLYLWDAVHGWRLLADSCQGQVLHCNDAAADPMGRFLFGTTFYGQTVGDDFERGRLYSVDSDGSLTILDEGFGLSNGIAFSPDQKTLYVTDTYTREIYAYDYQAATGRISNKRVVVKIPDYEGIPDGMTVDAEGFLWSALWYGYGIVRCDPDGCIERKIHIPSGQTSSVMFGGEELTDIYVTSSAEVVRHSIAPQGYDFNAPHNGRVYCIHTDIKGLPEYAADIKGGIQV